A section of the Leptospira kobayashii genome encodes:
- a CDS encoding 5-formyltetrahydrofolate cyclo-ligase encodes MNLFSKEEARNRLKAHLPNLPQREEFEFNIIKKLFPLLSGKKKIISYVPDLNLEVDVLPVTESCPLPRSVSFIEFRHSALWYFPKVQNNDLVFIRPMEWEKGRFGLWEPKGTEEVTVEEADLILVPSLGFDKDGFRLGRGGGYYDRVLSGKEVLGKTIGFTFSKFFPVPFLPETHDCKLGKIITESGVHSFLD; translated from the coding sequence TTGAACCTGTTCTCCAAGGAAGAGGCAAGAAACCGACTAAAAGCCCACTTGCCGAATCTTCCCCAAAGAGAAGAATTTGAATTCAATATAATCAAAAAATTATTTCCGCTACTTTCCGGAAAAAAGAAAATTATTTCATATGTCCCGGATTTGAATTTGGAAGTGGACGTTTTGCCCGTAACCGAATCCTGCCCTTTGCCAAGATCCGTATCTTTTATTGAATTTCGTCACAGCGCCCTGTGGTATTTTCCAAAAGTTCAAAATAATGATTTGGTTTTTATTCGTCCTATGGAATGGGAGAAAGGGAGATTCGGGCTTTGGGAGCCGAAGGGAACGGAAGAGGTCACCGTGGAAGAAGCGGATTTGATCTTAGTTCCTTCACTGGGTTTTGATAAGGACGGGTTTCGTTTGGGACGAGGCGGCGGTTATTATGATCGGGTTTTGTCCGGTAAAGAAGTGTTGGGAAAAACCATCGGATTTACTTTTTCTAAGTTTTTTCCGGTACCTTTTCTGCCCGAAACACACGACTGTAAATTAGGAAAAATAATTACAGAATCTGGTGTTCACTCATTTTTAGATTGA
- a CDS encoding cell division protein ZapA, with protein sequence MADSASSPQRITKQIFGETYIIIGEASPEYISGIAEFVEDRLKEIATSLPNASKTKVAVLCALNLADELFQMKEKGMPSEVTKEIEDRTKKIISLLEEGIIGDIY encoded by the coding sequence ATGGCAGACTCTGCCTCATCCCCCCAAAGAATCACAAAACAGATCTTCGGTGAGACTTATATCATTATAGGTGAAGCCTCACCGGAATATATATCGGGTATTGCCGAATTTGTGGAAGATCGTTTGAAAGAAATCGCTACTTCCTTACCCAACGCTTCCAAAACCAAAGTGGCAGTTCTTTGTGCACTCAATCTGGCGGATGAACTTTTTCAAATGAAAGAAAAAGGAATGCCTTCGGAAGTAACCAAAGAAATCGAAGACAGAACCAAAAAAATCATCTCTCTTTTGGAAGAGGGGATTATAGGGGACATTTATTGA
- the rpmI gene encoding 50S ribosomal protein L35 yields MYKLKTNRAAAKRFKFTKNGKIKRGHAFKRHILEKKSPKMKHQSRGMVVIHDTDYNRVEKLLPYGG; encoded by the coding sequence ATGTACAAACTCAAAACAAATCGTGCAGCAGCCAAACGTTTCAAGTTTACCAAGAACGGTAAAATCAAACGTGGCCATGCTTTCAAAAGACATATTTTGGAAAAAAAATCTCCAAAAATGAAACACCAAAGTCGCGGAATGGTAGTCATTCATGACACCGATTACAATAGGGTAGAAAAATTGCTACCTTACGGAGGTTAA
- the infC gene encoding translation initiation factor IF-3: MQKRPNPRGNPNQDKFAHIRINEQITNVSSIRLVSDEGSDIVTLDEALRRAREANLDLVEVSGDQDVHVCKLIDFGKYKFELLKKTKEAKKKQHIVTVKEIKIRPRIDNHDFEIKKRHALEFLQKGDKVKVTLRFRGREMVHSEIGMNIINRFVEDLKEQASPEKMPVHDGKTIVVVLNPANAKV, from the coding sequence ATGCAGAAAAGGCCCAACCCGCGAGGGAACCCCAACCAGGATAAATTCGCCCACATTAGAATTAACGAACAAATTACCAATGTATCATCGATTCGCCTCGTTTCAGACGAAGGATCGGATATCGTTACGTTGGATGAGGCACTTCGTCGGGCACGTGAAGCGAACTTGGATTTGGTGGAAGTTTCTGGAGACCAAGATGTTCATGTCTGTAAGTTGATCGACTTTGGAAAATACAAATTCGAACTCTTAAAGAAAACGAAAGAAGCGAAAAAGAAACAACACATTGTTACGGTTAAGGAAATTAAGATCCGTCCGCGGATTGATAACCATGACTTTGAGATTAAGAAGCGTCATGCTTTGGAGTTTTTGCAAAAAGGCGACAAGGTAAAAGTGACACTTCGATTCCGAGGCAGAGAGATGGTTCACTCTGAAATTGGAATGAATATTATTAACCGGTTTGTCGAGGACCTAAAAGAGCAAGCCTCTCCCGAAAAAATGCCGGTACACGACGGAAAGACCATAGTGGTCGTGTTGAACCCAGCGAATGCAAAAGTCTGA
- the rplT gene encoding 50S ribosomal protein L20 translates to MPRAVNGTIHKNRRKKVLEKAKGFRGGRSKLFRTAKSAVMKAGQWAYRDRRKKKSEFRKLWITRINAAVRENGMSYSKFIHALKTHGIDLDRKTLADLAYNHKDVFNALIEKTKVAK, encoded by the coding sequence ATGCCACGTGCCGTAAACGGAACAATTCATAAGAATCGTCGTAAGAAAGTTTTAGAAAAAGCAAAAGGTTTTCGTGGTGGAAGATCTAAACTTTTCAGAACGGCAAAATCTGCCGTAATGAAGGCCGGTCAATGGGCTTACCGTGACCGTAGAAAGAAAAAATCCGAATTCAGAAAACTTTGGATCACCCGTATCAATGCAGCTGTTCGTGAAAATGGAATGTCTTATTCCAAATTCATCCATGCATTGAAGACTCATGGGATTGATTTGGATCGTAAGACACTTGCTGACCTCGCGTACAATCACAAAGACGTTTTCAACGCTTTGATTGAAAAAACAAAAGTCGCAAAATAA
- a CDS encoding chemotaxis protein CheW, protein MDQEKLLTSLAEKTKSEAEADLGDIEQFLTFTIEKEYFGIRLLLVHEILKPVLITRIPNVDEHILGVINLRGEIIPIIDLKKNFHQTDTEIFPASRIVVVMLNEKRCGILVDEVKQVVKVNREFISYTTDDLSLNYSKMVESVSRHDEHLILNLDLEQIVDFFALNK, encoded by the coding sequence ATGGATCAAGAAAAACTTCTGACCTCACTTGCGGAAAAAACCAAATCGGAAGCTGAAGCCGATTTAGGTGATATCGAACAATTTCTCACTTTCACAATTGAAAAAGAGTATTTTGGGATCCGATTGCTTCTTGTTCATGAAATTCTCAAGCCGGTGCTGATTACCAGAATCCCGAACGTAGATGAACACATTCTGGGAGTGATCAATCTTCGCGGCGAAATCATTCCTATCATAGATCTCAAAAAGAATTTCCACCAAACCGACACTGAAATATTTCCCGCTTCCCGTATAGTTGTTGTTATGCTGAATGAGAAAAGATGCGGAATCCTCGTGGACGAGGTGAAACAAGTGGTAAAGGTAAATCGGGAATTTATCAGTTATACCACAGACGATTTATCGCTTAATTACAGTAAGATGGTTGAATCCGTATCCCGTCATGATGAACATCTCATTTTAAATTTGGATCTGGAACAGATCGTTGATTTTTTTGCATTAAATAAATAA
- the thrS gene encoding threonine--tRNA ligase yields the protein MAQITLTLPDGSKKELESGKSLSDFIQSQLPFLKEKALAAVTGDGRTVDLSFEPKEDTHIQFLTFDDKEGKEVFHHSSAHLLGMATQRLWPHARLTVGPVIENGPGFFFYDIDFGDTILSPEDLPKIEAEMGKIVKEDLTVKRWELSRVEAIEKFKKENEPYKVELIQGFESDSVSLYGQGEWYDLCRGPHVPRTGLLKAFKLTAISGAYWKGDSKNKQLTRIYGVSFPNKKLLDEYLFLIEEAKKRDHRKLGKELDLFSFQDEAPGFPFWHPKGTLLWNTLANYIRQECFRRGYHEIKTPTILNSSLWKRSGHWDNFKENMYFTDIDEADFAVKPMNCPGCCLIYKYHMHSYRELPLRYMELGTVHRHEMSGVLHGLFRVRAFTQDDAHIYAPLEKVESEVEDIIDFTFDVYKKFGFTEFKTFIATRPEKSQGSDEDWDLATRALHDALKKKGIEYGIKEGDGAFYGPKIEFNIKDSLGRLWQCGTVQIDFSMPNRFELDFTSSDGKKHAPVMIHRAIYGSLERFIGILIEHFEGKFPLWLNPTQIRIVTVAEAHNDYATTVYNDLHSQDFRVELDIRNEKIGSKIRDSILKRASFTVILGDKEKESDSVSIRRLGEEKTETISRDGFLALLKGEL from the coding sequence ATGGCTCAAATTACACTTACATTGCCCGACGGATCGAAAAAAGAACTCGAATCCGGTAAATCCCTATCCGACTTTATCCAGTCTCAGCTTCCTTTTCTCAAAGAAAAGGCTTTGGCAGCAGTGACGGGTGACGGTCGTACGGTGGATTTGAGCTTTGAGCCCAAAGAAGATACTCATATTCAATTTTTAACATTCGATGACAAGGAAGGGAAAGAAGTGTTTCATCATTCCTCCGCTCACTTGCTTGGAATGGCAACACAAAGATTATGGCCTCACGCTCGTTTGACGGTAGGTCCTGTGATCGAAAATGGACCCGGTTTTTTCTTTTACGATATTGATTTCGGGGATACTATTTTGTCTCCCGAGGATCTACCCAAAATCGAAGCGGAGATGGGGAAAATCGTAAAAGAAGATCTCACCGTAAAAAGATGGGAGCTTTCCCGCGTCGAAGCAATCGAAAAGTTCAAAAAGGAAAACGAGCCTTATAAGGTGGAACTGATCCAAGGATTCGAGTCCGATTCTGTTTCGTTATACGGACAGGGAGAATGGTATGACCTTTGCCGGGGGCCTCATGTTCCTCGCACCGGTCTACTCAAAGCGTTCAAGTTGACCGCTATCTCCGGCGCCTATTGGAAAGGAGATTCCAAAAATAAACAGCTCACTCGTATTTACGGAGTTTCTTTTCCCAACAAAAAGCTGTTAGACGAATATCTTTTTCTTATTGAAGAAGCTAAAAAAAGAGATCATAGAAAATTAGGAAAGGAGCTGGATCTATTCAGCTTTCAGGACGAAGCACCCGGCTTTCCTTTTTGGCATCCGAAAGGAACTCTTTTGTGGAATACTCTCGCGAATTACATCAGACAGGAATGTTTCAGGAGAGGGTATCATGAAATCAAAACACCTACGATTTTAAATTCTTCCCTTTGGAAAAGATCGGGTCACTGGGACAACTTCAAAGAAAATATGTACTTCACCGATATTGACGAAGCCGACTTCGCAGTGAAGCCTATGAATTGTCCCGGTTGTTGTTTGATTTACAAATACCATATGCATTCCTATCGCGAATTACCATTGCGTTATATGGAGCTCGGGACTGTGCATAGACATGAAATGTCCGGAGTTTTACACGGGCTTTTTCGGGTAAGAGCTTTTACACAAGATGATGCGCATATTTATGCACCGCTTGAGAAAGTTGAATCGGAAGTGGAAGACATCATCGATTTTACTTTTGATGTGTACAAAAAGTTCGGATTCACCGAGTTTAAAACTTTCATCGCAACAAGGCCGGAAAAATCCCAAGGAAGTGACGAAGACTGGGATCTCGCAACACGAGCGTTACATGATGCATTAAAAAAGAAAGGGATCGAATACGGGATCAAAGAAGGAGACGGGGCTTTTTACGGACCAAAGATTGAATTCAATATCAAGGATTCGTTGGGAAGACTCTGGCAATGCGGAACGGTTCAGATCGATTTTTCCATGCCCAATCGTTTCGAGTTGGATTTCACTTCTTCGGACGGAAAAAAACATGCTCCGGTTATGATTCATAGAGCGATCTACGGATCTTTGGAAAGATTTATAGGAATCTTGATCGAACACTTTGAAGGAAAGTTTCCTCTTTGGTTGAACCCGACGCAGATCCGAATCGTGACTGTTGCCGAAGCACATAACGACTATGCTACGACCGTTTATAACGATTTGCATTCTCAAGATTTTAGAGTGGAATTGGACATTCGAAATGAAAAGATCGGTTCTAAAATCAGAGATTCCATCTTGAAACGTGCGAGTTTTACAGTGATCTTGGGTGACAAGGAAAAGGAATCCGATTCCGTTTCCATTCGCCGTTTGGGAGAAGAAAAAACGGAAACCATTTCCAGAGATGGATTTCTTGCTCTATTGAAAGGAGAATTGTAA